The Pseudophryne corroboree isolate aPseCor3 chromosome 2, aPseCor3.hap2, whole genome shotgun sequence genome has a segment encoding these proteins:
- the LOC135050451 gene encoding olfactory receptor 52P1-like — protein sequence MVDHNETFYRPENFILIGVPGLEDIQFWFAIPMFAMYALTILGNSVVLCIIMPQETFHKPMYLFLAMMSMIDFVASATTTPKILCIFWFSSREINFNACLAQLFFIHALSMMESTVLLAMAFDRYVAICHPLRYTSILTNPTIARIGVLAIIRGSFLMAPAPLLIRRLSYCRTNIISHTYCEHMAVVKIACTDTTINQIYGITVALLVIAVDIICVTVSYCAIVRAVFRLSSRAARHKALGTCGPHICVILISYIPALFSFFAHRFGHNIPLHIHIILANLYILIPPMCNPIIYGARTKEIRDRVVIIFQELL from the coding sequence TACCGACCTGAGAATTTCATTTTGATTGGGGTCCCCGGCCTGGAGGATATCCAGTTCTGGTTCGCCATCCCTATGTTTGCCATGTATGCCCTCACGATCCTGGGGAACAGCGTTGTGCTCTGCATCATTATGCCCCAGGAGACCTTTCACAAGCCAATGTATCTCTTCCTCGCCATGATGTCAATGATTGACTTTGTGGCATCAGCAACCACCACCCCTAAAATCCTCTGCATCTTCTGGTTCAGCTCCAGGGAGATCAACTTCAATGCCTGCCTGGCCCAGCTCTTCTTCATCCATGCCCTCTCCATGATGGAGTCTACGGTTCTCTTGGCTATGGCGTTTGACCGCTATGTTGCCATTTGCCACCCTCTCAGATACACCTCTATCCTAACTAATCCCACTATAGCCAGGATTGGGGTTCTAGCAATCATTAGAGGCTCGTTCCTCATGGCGCCAGCGCCGTTACTGATACGGAGGTTGTCCTACTGCAGGACCAACATCATCTCTCACACCTACTGTGAGCATATGGCTGTGGTGAAGATAGCCTGCACCGACACCACCATAAATCAGATATATGGTATAACTGTGGCTCTGCTGGTGATAGCCGTAGATATTATATGTGTAACTGTGTCCTACTGCGCCATCGTTAGGGCGGTCTTTAGACTTTCCTCCAGGGCCGCTCGTCATAAGGCACTAGGTACCTGTGGACCCCACATCTGTGTCATCCTGATCTCCTACATCCCGGCTCTCTTCTCCTTCTTCGCACACAGGTTTGGGCACAACATCCCCCTCCACATCCACATCATCCTCGCCAACCTGTATATCCTCATTCCACCCATGTGCAATCCCATCATCTATGGGGCAAGAACCAAGGAGATCCGGGACAGGGTAGTCATCATATTCCAAGAGCTGCTTTAA